Proteins from a genomic interval of Tenacibaculum sp. SZ-18:
- a CDS encoding polyribonucleotide nucleotidyltransferase encodes MIPKVFSQVIELGDGRTITLETGKLAKQADGSVVVRMGDTMLLATVVSARTANPGIDFLPLTVDYREKFAAAGRYPGGFMKREARPSNEEILTMRLVDRVLRPLFPKDYHAETQVMIQLMSHDPEVMPDALAGLAASTAIQLSDIPFEAPISEVRVVRVNGEFIVNPSRAQLQEADIDLMVGASSEFVAMVEGEMDEVSEEEMAEAIRVAHEAIKVQCEAQTKLAEAFGKKETREYEGEAEDEELAAKIHEATYQKCYDIAKKGTSKQERGLAFSEVKEEVLAMFTEEELEEIGDLVSKYFSKAHKAAVRDLTLNEGLRLDGRTTTDIRPIWCEVDYLPRTHGSSIFTRGETQALATVTLGTSRDANMIDSPTLQDEERFYLHYNFPPFSTGEARPIRGTSRREIGHGNLAQRALQGMVPEDCPYTVRVVSEVLESNGSSSMATVCSGTMALMDAGVKLKKPVSGIAMGLISDGDRYAVLSDILGDEDHLGDMDFKVTGTADGITACQMDIKIKGLSYEILVKALKQARDGRLHILEKLTDTIATPNESVKAHAPKMVTVRIAGDYIGAVIGPGGKHIQELQKETETTIVINEDEVTEEGIVEILGTSQEGIDKVLARLQAITFKPEKGSVYETKVVKILDFGAVVEYTEAPGNEVLLHISELAWERTNNVTDVVNIGDIVDVKYFGVDPKTRKEKVSRKALLPRPPRQDKKPREDRKPREDKKEN; translated from the coding sequence ATGATTCCAAAAGTATTTAGCCAAGTAATTGAACTTGGAGACGGAAGAACTATCACATTAGAAACTGGAAAGTTAGCAAAACAAGCAGATGGTTCTGTTGTTGTAAGAATGGGAGACACAATGTTACTGGCGACTGTCGTATCGGCAAGAACAGCAAATCCAGGTATTGACTTTTTACCTTTAACTGTAGATTATAGAGAAAAATTTGCAGCTGCTGGTAGATATCCAGGTGGATTTATGAAGCGTGAGGCAAGGCCAAGTAACGAAGAAATTTTAACTATGCGTTTAGTGGATCGTGTTTTACGTCCATTATTCCCGAAAGATTATCATGCAGAAACTCAGGTAATGATTCAATTAATGTCTCATGATCCTGAAGTAATGCCAGACGCATTAGCTGGATTAGCAGCTTCTACAGCTATTCAATTATCAGACATTCCTTTTGAAGCTCCTATTTCAGAAGTGCGTGTAGTACGTGTAAATGGAGAATTCATCGTTAATCCAAGTAGAGCTCAATTACAAGAAGCGGACATCGATTTAATGGTTGGTGCTTCTAGTGAATTCGTAGCAATGGTAGAAGGAGAAATGGATGAAGTTTCTGAAGAGGAAATGGCAGAAGCTATTAGAGTTGCACACGAAGCTATTAAAGTTCAGTGTGAGGCGCAAACTAAATTAGCAGAAGCATTTGGTAAAAAAGAAACTCGTGAATACGAAGGTGAAGCAGAGGATGAAGAATTAGCAGCTAAAATTCATGAAGCGACTTACCAAAAATGTTACGATATTGCTAAAAAAGGAACTTCTAAACAAGAAAGAGGATTGGCTTTTTCGGAAGTAAAAGAAGAAGTTTTAGCTATGTTTACTGAAGAAGAATTAGAAGAAATCGGAGATTTAGTTTCTAAATACTTTAGTAAAGCACATAAGGCTGCTGTACGTGATTTGACATTAAACGAAGGATTACGTTTAGATGGTCGAACTACTACAGATATTAGACCAATTTGGTGTGAGGTAGATTATTTACCAAGAACACATGGTTCATCAATTTTTACAAGAGGAGAAACTCAAGCATTAGCTACAGTTACATTAGGAACTTCTAGAGATGCGAATATGATTGATTCACCTACATTACAAGACGAGGAGCGTTTTTACTTACACTATAACTTCCCTCCATTTTCAACAGGAGAAGCGAGACCAATAAGAGGAACTTCTCGTCGCGAAATAGGTCATGGAAATTTAGCACAACGTGCATTACAAGGAATGGTTCCAGAAGACTGTCCTTATACTGTTCGTGTTGTTTCTGAAGTATTAGAAAGTAACGGTTCTTCTTCTATGGCAACTGTTTGTTCTGGTACAATGGCATTGATGGATGCTGGTGTAAAATTAAAAAAGCCTGTTTCAGGAATTGCTATGGGTTTAATTTCTGATGGTGATCGTTATGCTGTTTTATCTGATATTTTAGGTGATGAAGATCACTTAGGAGATATGGATTTTAAAGTAACTGGAACTGCAGATGGAATTACAGCTTGTCAGATGGATATTAAAATTAAAGGTCTTTCCTATGAAATTTTAGTAAAGGCTCTAAAACAAGCTCGTGATGGTCGTTTACATATCTTAGAGAAATTGACAGATACAATCGCAACTCCAAACGAATCAGTAAAAGCTCATGCTCCTAAAATGGTTACAGTTCGTATCGCGGGAGACTATATTGGTGCGGTTATTGGACCTGGAGGAAAACACATTCAAGAGTTACAAAAAGAAACCGAGACTACAATAGTTATTAACGAAGATGAAGTTACTGAAGAAGGAATCGTTGAAATTTTGGGAACTAGTCAAGAAGGTATTGATAAAGTATTAGCTAGACTTCAAGCAATCACTTTTAAACCTGAAAAAGGAAGCGTTTACGAAACTAAAGTTGTAAAGATTCTTGATTTTGGTGCAGTAGTTGAGTATACTGAGGCTCCAGGAAACGAGGTTTTATTGCACATTTCTGAATTAGCTTGGGAACGAACTAACAACGTTACTGATGTTGTAAATATCGGTGATATTGTTGATGTAAAATACTTCGGTGTAGATCCTAAGACCCGTAAGGAAAAAGTTTCTAGAAAAGCTTTATTACCAAGACCTCCTAGACAAGATAAAAAACCTAGAGAAGACAGAAAGCCTAGAGAAGATAAAAAAGAAAACTAG
- the fbaA gene encoding class II fructose-bisphosphate aldolase, whose translation MIKPGVATGREVQEIFKLAKEKAFALPAVNVVGSNSINAVLETAKEVNAPVIIQFSNGGAQFNAGKGLSNEDQKAAIAGAIAGAKHIHLMAEAYGVPVILHTDHAAKKLLPWIDGLLDASEKHFAETGKPLYSSHMIDLSEEPIEENIEICKEYLARMSKMGMTLEIELGITGGEEDGVDNTDVDSSKLYTQPEEVAYAYEELMKISDQFTVAAAFGNVHGVYKPGNVKLTPKILKNSQEYVSKKYNVPSNTIDFVFHGGSGSTVEEIRESIGYGVIKMNIDTDLQFAFNEGIRDYMTDKIEYLKTQIGNPEGDDIPNKKYYDPRKWLREGEITFRTRLKKAFEDLNNIDTL comes from the coding sequence ATGATAAAACCTGGAGTTGCAACTGGACGAGAAGTTCAAGAGATTTTCAAATTAGCAAAAGAAAAAGCATTCGCATTACCTGCTGTTAACGTTGTAGGTTCAAATTCAATAAACGCAGTTTTAGAAACTGCAAAAGAAGTAAACGCTCCTGTAATTATTCAATTTTCGAATGGTGGAGCACAATTTAATGCAGGAAAAGGATTATCTAATGAAGATCAAAAAGCTGCAATTGCCGGAGCAATAGCTGGTGCAAAACATATCCATTTAATGGCAGAGGCTTATGGAGTTCCTGTGATTTTACATACAGATCATGCTGCTAAAAAGTTATTACCTTGGATCGATGGATTATTGGATGCTAGTGAAAAACACTTCGCAGAAACTGGAAAGCCTTTATATAGTTCTCATATGATTGATTTGTCTGAAGAACCAATAGAAGAAAATATTGAAATATGTAAGGAATACTTGGCTAGAATGAGTAAAATGGGTATGACCTTAGAAATTGAATTAGGAATAACTGGAGGTGAGGAAGATGGAGTTGACAACACTGATGTTGATAGCTCAAAATTATACACACAACCTGAAGAGGTTGCTTATGCATATGAAGAGTTAATGAAAATAAGCGACCAATTTACAGTAGCTGCGGCTTTCGGAAATGTTCACGGTGTATACAAACCTGGGAATGTAAAATTAACTCCAAAAATTTTAAAGAATTCTCAAGAATACGTCTCTAAAAAGTATAACGTCCCAAGTAACACTATCGATTTCGTATTCCACGGTGGCTCAGGATCAACTGTAGAAGAAATTCGCGAATCAATCGGTTATGGTGTAATTAAAATGAATATTGATACAGATTTGCAATTTGCTTTTAATGAAGGTATAAGGGATTACATGACTGATAAAATTGAGTATTTAAAAACCCAAATTGGAAATCCAGAGGGTGACGATATACCAAATAAAAAATATTACGACCCACGTAAATGGTTACGTGAAGGTGAAATTACCTTTAGAACTCGTTTGAAGAAAGCATTTGAAGACCTGAACAACATCGATACATTATAG
- a CDS encoding TrmH family RNA methyltransferase, with protein MSLSKNQTKLINSLRQKKYRQETGLFIAEGIKVVNELLTSHLELEKIFLTETGIVKVTDTTKIIEISEAELKKVSTFKTPNKVLGIFRIPKTVSILNKGLIVTLDSINDPGNLGTIIRLCDWFGVEQLVCSKDTVDCYNQKVIQSSMGSITRVKIFYTDLKSFIQNSELPSFTADMDGNNVYKTDLPKEGILVMGNEANGISDEINSIIQQKLTIPRFGKTQKTESLNVATATAILLSEFKRG; from the coding sequence ATGAGTTTATCCAAAAATCAAACCAAACTAATAAATAGTTTACGTCAGAAAAAATATAGGCAAGAAACCGGCTTATTTATCGCCGAAGGAATCAAGGTTGTAAATGAATTATTAACTTCCCATCTTGAGCTTGAGAAAATCTTTTTAACTGAAACTGGAATCGTTAAAGTAACAGATACAACTAAAATAATTGAGATATCAGAAGCGGAACTCAAAAAAGTTAGCACTTTTAAAACACCAAATAAAGTACTGGGGATTTTTCGTATTCCTAAAACAGTTTCAATACTAAACAAAGGATTAATAGTTACTTTAGACTCAATAAATGATCCTGGGAATTTAGGAACTATTATTCGTTTATGTGATTGGTTTGGAGTTGAGCAATTAGTTTGTTCTAAAGATACTGTTGATTGTTATAATCAAAAGGTTATTCAGTCTTCAATGGGATCTATTACAAGAGTTAAAATTTTTTATACCGATTTGAAGAGCTTTATTCAAAATTCAGAGTTACCAAGTTTCACCGCTGATATGGATGGAAATAATGTTTATAAAACTGATTTACCTAAAGAAGGAATACTAGTAATGGGAAATGAAGCCAACGGTATTTCTGATGAAATTAATAGTATAATTCAACAAAAGCTTACCATACCTAGATTCGGTAAAACTCAAAAAACAGAAAGTTTGAATGTGGCAACTGCAACGGCTATTTTATTAAGTGAGTTTAAGAGAGGTTAA
- the accD gene encoding acetyl-CoA carboxylase, carboxyltransferase subunit beta encodes MAWFKRKDKGIQTPTEEKKDTPKGLWYKTPSGKIIDTDELKRNLYVSPEDGYHVRVGSKEYFELFFDNNEFTELNEKLTAKDPLKFQDTKKYPERLKAAQEKTGLKDAVRTAVGKSQGKDLVIASMDFAFIGGSMGSVVGEKIARAIDYSIQNNTPFLMISKSGGARMMEASLSLMQLVKTSAKLAQLADAKIPYISLCTDPTTGGTTASFAMLGDINIAEPNALIAFAGPRVVKDTTGKELPEGFQRSEFVLEHGFLDGIYERKDLKKQVNLYLDLIQNQPVRA; translated from the coding sequence ATGGCTTGGTTTAAACGAAAAGATAAAGGGATTCAAACCCCTACAGAAGAGAAGAAAGACACTCCTAAAGGTTTATGGTACAAAACTCCTAGTGGAAAAATTATTGACACAGATGAGTTAAAAAGGAATCTTTATGTTAGTCCAGAAGATGGTTATCACGTAAGAGTAGGAAGTAAAGAATACTTTGAATTATTCTTCGATAATAATGAATTTACTGAACTTAACGAGAAGTTAACAGCAAAAGATCCTTTAAAATTTCAGGATACTAAAAAATACCCAGAGCGTTTAAAAGCTGCACAAGAAAAAACAGGATTGAAAGATGCTGTAAGAACTGCAGTGGGAAAATCGCAAGGTAAAGATTTAGTAATTGCTTCAATGGATTTCGCTTTCATTGGAGGTTCAATGGGAAGTGTTGTTGGAGAGAAAATAGCAAGAGCTATTGATTACTCAATTCAGAATAACACTCCTTTCTTAATGATTTCAAAATCTGGTGGAGCACGTATGATGGAAGCTTCTTTATCCTTAATGCAATTGGTAAAAACTTCTGCAAAATTAGCTCAATTAGCAGATGCAAAGATTCCATATATTTCTTTATGTACTGATCCAACTACTGGAGGAACAACAGCGTCTTTCGCTATGTTGGGAGACATTAACATTGCTGAACCAAATGCTTTAATCGCATTTGCTGGACCTAGAGTTGTAAAAGATACAACAGGAAAAGAATTACCTGAAGGGTTCCAAAGATCTGAATTTGTATTAGAACACGGTTTCTTAGACGGAATTTATGAAAGGAAAGACCTGAAAAAACAGGTAAACCTGTATTTAGATTTAATACAAAATCAACCTGTGAGAGCATAA
- the folK gene encoding 2-amino-4-hydroxy-6-hydroxymethyldihydropteridine diphosphokinase encodes MKIQRITYLSLGTNRGDKFNNLQDAINLIAEEIGNVVDIASIYETTSWGFVSDNFYNTCIKVSTYLPPEELILRLLKIEKELGRIRKEGNEYSDRLIDLDILLFDDEIIFSKNLIVPHPRMLERKFALAPLAEIANTLIHPIEKKQIGICLKNCSDTSKISIIHTKLKRPISIAEKYNYIAIEGNIGAGKTTLANMMSDEFNAKIVLERFADNPFLPKFYKDEERYAFPLEMSFLADRYQQLSDDLAQFDLFKNFIVSDYYIFKSLIFAQVTLQNDEYKLYRKMFDLMYKEIVKPDLYVYLYQNTERLLQNIQKRGRAYEQNIEAAYLEKIHDGYTNFIRTQQNLNILVIDVSELDFVTNKEDYKRILQQIKSHS; translated from the coding sequence TTGAAAATACAACGTATTACATACTTATCTTTAGGAACGAATCGAGGAGATAAATTCAATAATTTACAAGATGCAATTAATTTGATTGCTGAAGAAATTGGAAATGTTGTAGACATCGCATCTATTTATGAAACTACTTCATGGGGTTTTGTTAGTGATAATTTTTACAATACTTGTATCAAAGTTTCAACTTATTTACCTCCAGAGGAACTCATCCTGCGATTATTGAAAATAGAAAAGGAATTAGGACGAATTCGAAAAGAAGGTAACGAATATTCCGATCGTTTAATTGATCTTGATATTCTTTTATTTGATGATGAAATTATATTTTCTAAAAATTTAATCGTTCCTCACCCAAGAATGTTGGAACGTAAGTTTGCTTTAGCACCACTCGCAGAGATCGCAAATACTTTAATCCATCCTATTGAAAAAAAACAAATAGGAATTTGTTTAAAAAACTGTTCAGATACTTCAAAAATATCAATAATTCATACAAAGTTAAAAAGACCCATTTCGATTGCTGAGAAATACAATTATATCGCTATTGAAGGAAATATTGGAGCCGGAAAAACGACATTGGCTAATATGATGTCAGATGAATTTAATGCAAAAATTGTACTGGAAAGATTCGCTGATAATCCATTTTTACCTAAATTCTATAAAGACGAAGAGCGTTATGCTTTTCCATTGGAAATGAGTTTTTTAGCCGATCGATACCAACAACTTTCTGATGATTTAGCGCAGTTCGATTTATTCAAAAATTTTATCGTTTCTGACTATTATATTTTTAAATCATTGATTTTTGCTCAAGTTACCCTTCAAAATGACGAGTATAAATTATATCGTAAAATGTTTGATTTAATGTACAAGGAAATTGTTAAACCTGACTTGTATGTTTATTTGTACCAAAATACAGAAAGACTACTTCAAAACATTCAAAAAAGAGGTCGCGCTTATGAACAAAATATTGAAGCTGCATATTTGGAAAAAATCCACGACGGATATACCAACTTTATAAGAACACAGCAAAATTTAAATATTTTAGTTATAGACGTTTCTGAACTAGATTTTGTAACCAATAAGGAAGATTATAAGAGAATATTACAACAAATTAAAAGTCACTCATAA
- the gldC gene encoding gliding motility protein GldC, with translation MAIVHTSEIKFNVGLDENRVPEEISWNAQDGGISNEASKAIMLSVWDHKQKDTLRMDLWTKDMPVDEMKQFFHQTLVSMADTFERATNDEKMSATMRDFCDYFAEKLELINK, from the coding sequence ATGGCAATAGTACATACATCAGAAATAAAATTTAATGTTGGATTAGACGAGAATAGAGTTCCAGAAGAGATTTCGTGGAACGCGCAAGATGGTGGGATTTCTAATGAAGCTTCAAAAGCAATCATGTTGTCTGTTTGGGATCATAAACAAAAAGATACATTGCGTATGGACTTATGGACCAAAGATATGCCAGTAGATGAAATGAAGCAGTTTTTTCATCAAACATTAGTATCAATGGCAGATACTTTTGAACGTGCTACAAATGATGAAAAAATGAGTGCTACTATGCGAGATTTTTGTGATTATTTTGCTGAGAAATTAGAGTTGATTAATAAGTAA
- the tamL gene encoding translocation and assembly module lipoprotein TamL, with translation MKKLSFYLLFTILLSSCNTTKHVPVNELLLTKNTITVDNVERNDEKLKELLLQRTNARAIGLPLSLYFYNLGNPKGSQDVDEWKKNHPKWYNTFKDIFSEKQSIAVANSFIGLNQWYLNNGQAPEIISDKKTKSTVNNLRMYFQTEGYFRAKVWSKKDTVGEKKGAISYFVEKNKPSFLDSIKINIRSQVLDSIYTREKGNSFLKVGEQYKNQSFINEANRLVKLFRNNGVYHFNENYIEFINDTLKDYQKTKVELGILDRLVEQDGNYISKPFKIQKIKNINVYTDYTYNKRNVPYLDSISYNGVTFFAHEKLRYNPKYLSQSVFIKPNQIYTDSLRNLTQSHLRALRNFKSTSIRYSSLMNDDEGLEANIFLTPREKYTIGVETELSRSNIRNFDISAKFSITNRNTFKGSEIFKLSFSGGYFNSSNGPGYEIGTNASLEVPRFMAPFGLHKLVPKRMQPRTIFSSGLNIQKNIALDKQNISLGVDYRWNFNRKKSIQLELINAQYVRNLNVSNYFNIYRSEYRSLIDIGKNTIPNITPPENIPGNFEAITNYAISIASSPNLSASDATILSNIINRYIIVTSDFLIPEIAYAFTYNNQENVKDKDFSYFRFRIANSGNIMGLLSNQTNENNQKTVFKIPVAQYFKTDIEYKKFWDLGQNNVIAHRTLLGAIITYGNSAIPFSRSYFAGGSNDIRAWRTYELGPGRRLPGLEYNIGSLKFLTSFEYRFDIAGSLKSAIFIDAGNIWDITNSPLIDKESRFSGLKSLTDIAVGTGFGVRYDFKFLIARLDLGFKVREPYLTDKRWFQNFGFSNAVYNIGINYPF, from the coding sequence ATGAAAAAACTTTCTTTTTATTTATTATTCACCATACTGCTAAGTTCATGTAACACAACAAAACATGTCCCAGTAAATGAGTTATTATTAACTAAAAACACCATTACAGTAGATAATGTTGAGCGTAATGATGAAAAATTAAAAGAACTTCTACTTCAACGCACAAATGCCCGTGCTATTGGTCTTCCTTTATCATTGTACTTCTATAACTTAGGAAATCCAAAAGGATCACAGGATGTAGATGAATGGAAAAAAAATCACCCAAAATGGTACAATACTTTCAAAGATATTTTCTCTGAAAAACAAAGTATTGCAGTTGCTAATTCATTTATAGGACTTAATCAATGGTATCTTAATAACGGGCAAGCACCTGAAATTATAAGTGACAAAAAAACAAAAAGTACAGTTAACAACTTACGAATGTATTTTCAAACAGAAGGTTATTTCAGAGCTAAAGTATGGTCAAAGAAAGATACCGTTGGAGAGAAAAAGGGCGCAATTTCTTACTTTGTTGAGAAGAATAAACCATCATTTTTAGACTCAATTAAAATAAACATTCGCTCACAAGTATTAGATTCGATATACACAAGGGAAAAAGGAAATAGCTTTCTAAAAGTTGGAGAGCAATACAAAAATCAAAGTTTCATTAATGAAGCAAATCGTTTAGTAAAACTTTTCAGAAATAACGGTGTTTATCATTTTAATGAAAATTATATAGAGTTTATTAATGATACCTTAAAAGACTACCAAAAAACAAAAGTTGAATTAGGAATTTTAGATCGATTAGTTGAGCAAGATGGAAACTATATTTCTAAGCCTTTCAAAATTCAAAAAATAAAAAACATCAACGTTTATACCGATTACACTTATAACAAGAGAAATGTTCCCTATTTAGACTCTATTTCCTATAATGGTGTTACGTTTTTTGCTCATGAAAAATTAAGATATAATCCAAAATATTTAAGTCAATCGGTTTTTATCAAACCTAATCAAATTTATACCGATTCGCTAAGAAATTTAACTCAATCTCATTTAAGAGCTTTAAGAAATTTCAAATCTACCTCAATAAGGTATAGTTCTTTAATGAATGATGATGAAGGTTTGGAAGCTAATATATTCTTAACTCCAAGAGAGAAATACACAATAGGTGTAGAAACAGAACTATCACGTTCTAATATTCGAAACTTCGATATTTCAGCCAAGTTTTCGATTACAAACCGAAATACTTTTAAAGGATCAGAAATATTTAAATTATCGTTTTCTGGAGGTTATTTCAATTCGAGCAACGGACCTGGTTACGAGATAGGTACGAACGCATCTCTTGAAGTTCCACGATTTATGGCACCTTTCGGTTTACACAAATTAGTTCCGAAAAGAATGCAACCTCGAACTATTTTTTCTTCTGGTTTAAATATTCAAAAAAATATAGCTCTTGACAAACAAAACATTTCTCTTGGGGTCGATTACAGATGGAATTTTAACCGAAAAAAATCAATTCAATTAGAATTAATAAATGCTCAATATGTAAGAAACTTAAATGTTAGTAATTATTTTAATATTTATAGGTCTGAATATAGAAGTTTAATTGATATTGGAAAAAACACTATTCCTAATATTACTCCACCTGAAAATATCCCTGGAAACTTTGAAGCCATTACTAATTACGCAATTAGCATTGCTAGCTCCCCTAATTTGAGTGCCTCAGATGCAACAATCCTATCAAACATTATAAATAGGTACATAATTGTTACCTCAGATTTCCTTATACCGGAAATAGCTTATGCTTTTACATACAACAATCAAGAAAATGTTAAGGATAAGGACTTTTCTTATTTCAGATTTAGAATAGCAAATTCGGGAAATATTATGGGATTGTTATCCAATCAAACCAATGAAAACAATCAAAAAACAGTTTTTAAAATCCCAGTTGCTCAGTACTTTAAGACTGATATCGAGTATAAAAAATTTTGGGATTTAGGTCAAAATAATGTGATCGCACACAGAACACTATTAGGAGCAATAATTACATATGGTAATTCTGCAATACCGTTTTCAAGAAGTTACTTCGCAGGGGGGTCAAATGACATTAGAGCATGGAGAACATATGAACTAGGACCAGGTAGAAGGTTACCGGGTTTAGAATATAATATTGGGAGTTTAAAATTCTTAACCTCATTTGAATATCGATTTGACATCGCTGGAAGTTTAAAAAGTGCAATTTTTATTGATGCAGGAAATATTTGGGACATTACAAACTCTCCTTTAATAGACAAAGAATCTCGTTTCTCAGGATTAAAATCGTTGACTGATATCGCTGTTGGAACCGGATTTGGAGTTCGATATGATTTTAAATTTCTAATAGCTCGTTTAGACTTAGGATTTAAAGTACGTGAACCATACTTAACAGACAAAAGATGGTTTCAAAATTTTGGATTCTCAAATGCAGTATATAATATTGGAATCAACTATCCATTCTAA
- a CDS encoding radical SAM protein — protein sequence MYNLGDTTYKKQPKFMSAEIANHVIEKTKNYIQKYNKKEFSFIFHGGEPLLASKQFYIDFVTKVNEMKKELPDVSFFFDVQTNGVLLDKNWIALFKSLNIAPSISVDGTKKAHDMFRVDHKGNGSYDKVFKSAQLLKEEMDYADIACVINTNESPEKIYASFKRMNATYVNFLIPDYTHDNFPFNKNETTMANWLITLFDIWIRDANRFKIPLFLGLLNSLMRITEDAKNESTVLVIETNGEIEAIDSLKACGHGFTKTGLNITSNNLEDIQNTSLGNLYFNDLNSKLCNQCLQCPLNEICKGGRLVHRHSKHNGFNNPSVYCNDLIKLIAHVQKFFISCYPELHEKENIEAINPKEIMEYLSNISKEVESPFKKELESFLQQESVLV from the coding sequence ATGTATAATCTCGGAGATACTACTTATAAGAAACAACCAAAATTTATGTCTGCCGAAATTGCAAATCATGTCATAGAAAAAACAAAAAATTACATTCAGAAATACAACAAAAAAGAATTCTCTTTTATATTTCATGGAGGTGAACCTCTATTAGCATCTAAGCAATTTTATATTGATTTCGTTACAAAAGTTAATGAGATGAAAAAAGAACTTCCTGATGTTTCATTTTTCTTTGATGTACAAACAAATGGTGTTCTTTTAGATAAAAATTGGATAGCACTATTCAAATCTCTAAATATTGCACCTAGCATAAGTGTTGATGGAACTAAAAAAGCTCATGACATGTTCAGAGTTGATCATAAAGGGAATGGTAGTTACGACAAGGTTTTTAAGAGTGCCCAGCTATTAAAGGAAGAAATGGATTACGCAGACATTGCTTGTGTTATCAACACCAATGAATCTCCCGAAAAAATCTATGCCAGTTTTAAAAGAATGAATGCTACTTATGTAAATTTTTTAATTCCTGATTACACCCATGATAACTTTCCATTTAACAAAAATGAAACAACCATGGCTAACTGGCTTATTACTTTATTTGATATTTGGATTCGTGATGCAAATCGATTCAAAATCCCCTTATTTCTTGGACTTCTAAACTCCTTAATGAGAATAACTGAAGATGCTAAAAATGAGTCAACAGTTTTAGTTATCGAAACAAACGGTGAAATAGAGGCTATTGATTCTCTTAAAGCTTGCGGACATGGTTTTACCAAAACTGGATTAAACATTACCTCCAATAATTTAGAAGATATTCAAAATACCTCACTAGGTAATTTATATTTCAATGATTTAAACTCCAAGCTTTGTAATCAATGTTTGCAATGTCCATTAAATGAAATCTGTAAAGGAGGTCGATTAGTTCATCGTCATAGTAAACATAATGGTTTTAACAATCCATCTGTTTATTGTAATGATTTGATTAAACTTATTGCGCACGTTCAAAAGTTCTTTATTTCTTGCTATCCAGAACTACATGAAAAGGAAAATATTGAAGCAATTAACCCTAAAGAAATTATGGAATATCTTTCTAATATTTCTAAAGAAGTTGAAAGTCCTTTTAAAAAAGAGCTTGAATCATTTTTACAACAAGAATCCGTTTTGGTTTAA
- the rpsO gene encoding 30S ribosomal protein S15, whose translation MYLTKEVKEDIFAKHGKGAQDTGSTEGQIALFTHRINHLTEHLKKNRKDFNTERSLVKMVGKRRSLLDYLKKKDISRYRAIIKELGIRK comes from the coding sequence ATGTATTTAACTAAAGAAGTAAAGGAAGACATTTTTGCAAAGCACGGTAAAGGCGCACAAGATACAGGTTCTACAGAGGGACAAATCGCGTTATTTACTCACAGAATTAATCACTTAACTGAGCACTTAAAAAAGAATCGTAAAGATTTTAATACTGAGCGCTCTCTAGTGAAAATGGTAGGTAAGCGTAGAAGCTTGTTAGACTACCTTAAGAAAAAAGATATCAGCAGATATCGTGCAATCATTAAAGAATTAGGAATTAGAAAATAA